One genomic region from Spirulina subsalsa PCC 9445 encodes:
- a CDS encoding Uma2 family endonuclease codes for MYELPSEEVGEPGLPDQFHPLQAELLRLTFQPGNYDPEQVFSAMDLNVYYDENHTRRYKRPDWFGVVGVPRLYENRDLRLSYVVWQEGVSPSLVVELLSPSTQGQDLGQVEAEADGTPTKWEVYEQILRVPYYVVYDRTMGGFRGFELERGATAESPRYVEVEVRENRWWLEGLELGVGLWQGTYENVNRLWLRFYGSSGDWIPTPTEEERRARESAEQREARERRARESAEQREARERQAKERERQARESAEQREARERQAREAAEERAERFRRLLLENGINPDEI; via the coding sequence ATGTATGAGCTACCCAGTGAAGAAGTAGGAGAACCGGGTTTGCCCGACCAATTCCACCCCCTACAAGCCGAATTACTGCGTCTAACATTTCAACCGGGCAATTACGACCCAGAACAGGTTTTTTCGGCAATGGATCTCAATGTTTATTACGATGAGAACCACACCAGACGATATAAACGCCCCGACTGGTTTGGGGTGGTGGGAGTGCCTCGCTTATACGAAAATCGAGACTTGCGCTTAAGTTATGTAGTGTGGCAAGAAGGAGTTAGCCCTTCTCTGGTAGTGGAATTATTATCCCCAAGTACCCAAGGTCAGGATTTAGGACAAGTAGAAGCGGAGGCGGATGGAACACCGACCAAATGGGAGGTGTATGAGCAGATTCTGAGGGTTCCCTACTATGTAGTATATGACCGGACGATGGGGGGTTTTCGAGGGTTTGAGTTAGAAAGGGGAGCAACAGCAGAATCCCCTCGCTATGTGGAGGTAGAAGTAAGGGAGAATCGCTGGTGGTTGGAGGGATTGGAATTAGGAGTGGGTTTGTGGCAAGGGACTTATGAGAATGTGAATCGTTTATGGTTACGTTTCTATGGGAGTTCGGGGGATTGGATTCCTACGCCGACGGAAGAGGAACGACGGGCTAGAGAGTCCGCCGAACAACGGGAAGCACGGGAACGACGGGCTAGAGAGTCCGCCGAACAACGGGAAGCACGGGAACGGCAAGCCAAAGAACGGGAACGGCAAGCTAGAGAATCTGCCGAACAACGGGAAGCACGGGAACGGCAAGCTAGAGAAGCAGCAGAAGAACGAGCGGAACGTTTTCGACGCTTACTCCTGGAAAACGGGATTAATCCCGATGAAATTTAA